In the Aptenodytes patagonicus unplaced genomic scaffold, bAptPat1.pri.cur scaffold_649, whole genome shotgun sequence genome, one interval contains:
- the HAUS4 gene encoding HAUS augmin-like complex subunit 4: MLLKIRLEELTVLLDTYPPAKVEAHRRIRAALEGALGRAAGEASGARAALAAFGGLGPQFGALAGEYGRLRERLGHRRWALRQLRPHDP; this comes from the exons ATGCTGCTGAAGATCCG GCTGGAGGAGCTGACGGTGCTGCTGGACACCTACCCCCCCGCGAAGGTGGAGGCGCACCGCCGCATCAG GGCGGCGCTGGAGGGGGCGCTGGGGCGAGCGGCTGGGGAGGCGTcgggggcgcgggcggcgctGGCGGCGTTCGGGGGGCTGGGCCCCCAGTTCGGGGCGCTGGCGGGGGAGTACGGGCGGCTGCGGGAGCGGCTGGGGCACCGCCGCTGGGCCCTGCGGCAGCTCCGCCCCCACGACCCCTGA